In a single window of the Olivibacter sp. SDN3 genome:
- a CDS encoding TonB-dependent receptor — protein MKHSLLLLALIFISVLPAYTQTTEASITGKITDDQKNAIAGASIEIRNESTGFTTRTTTNTNGDFTFRELPLGGPYTVKSAFIGYGEQTQNGYMLNQGDVVRVNIQMTTTSQDLEAVEINANTLINRRENIGAATAVNSRDMVRLPVNGRNFTSLMELSPLTVGGNLAGQLGSSTNFTIDGMTAKNPTSAGPTTSRSGAPYSISIEAVREFKVVTNQYDVTFGRAGGGTVSAVTKSGTNTLTGSAWNYARADWLSSPYDIRGNRRENDFSTYQYGFTLGGPIVKDKLHFFVAWDHQRDARPLIIADVQSPLDESRFNITRATLDEFVDIGRRQYGLGSGAQYGSFDKRRGSDAVFGRIDWQINDKNLLTVRNNFTSDRNKLGLADNTSINLYESYGNDYNVDNSFLATLRTTVSPRITNELKLQHLYTYQESSPGDELPDANIPRAIVENVISNIDETNRSTNIQLGGHRFAQEGFTNNVIQLINNLYYNTDKVNYLFGTDLMYTHANSIYGSEVNGRFHFTNSTDVSSLENFNNLRPYRYYREVPLMDDPSVLSNIFNVGLYGQMRTQVAKGMEVIGGLRLDYGHYPRSPLNQELFDALGVRTDHRISNFVVQPRFQLNWDVNERHRDYIRIGGGIFASDINNYVVINNLTFDGRHLATVDVQGNDVPTPDFSAYRDNPSTIPAMEQFQLATINTNGPDAKVPIIYKANISYNRYINENLRLGITGYATLGRNNYMYVDRNMAVDPFFTLPEEGSRGVFVPLNTMPENGAADWTRGRITEQFGRVLELNSEGRVNQFAVVIDGTYRYFRDGEISLSYTWNDTKDNTSFNGNVANSATLSLPVRDDPRDLSTMSYSNGHFRSKVVFYGSLPTFYGISIGVRYSGIGGTRYSLLSGGNTNGDFVSGTNDLAFIFDRNSPATPDRIRTGLEAILDNAEASQSLKEYILKYEGQIAERNGGVNGFFGVWDIRVTKKFTLYKTHALELSADIFNVANLLNRSWGVNETLGNQALYAIGVPAEGLPQFDRENRRFNYRVNNSGVVVPSGNPYQFQLGVRYGF, from the coding sequence ATGAAACATTCCTTACTATTATTAGCCCTTATTTTTATATCGGTTTTACCTGCCTACACCCAAACAACAGAGGCATCCATTACTGGAAAAATCACAGATGACCAGAAGAACGCTATCGCTGGCGCGTCAATCGAAATCCGCAACGAATCTACCGGATTTACTACTCGAACAACAACAAATACGAACGGTGATTTCACCTTTCGTGAGCTTCCCTTAGGTGGTCCATACACCGTAAAAAGTGCATTTATTGGATATGGCGAACAGACGCAAAACGGCTATATGTTAAATCAAGGAGACGTGGTGCGCGTTAACATTCAAATGACTACCACCTCGCAAGACTTGGAAGCAGTAGAAATCAACGCGAATACGTTAATAAACCGGCGGGAAAATATTGGTGCAGCAACAGCTGTTAATTCAAGGGATATGGTTAGACTTCCCGTAAATGGGCGAAACTTTACCTCTCTAATGGAACTTTCTCCGCTTACCGTCGGAGGGAACTTAGCAGGTCAGCTGGGGTCATCCACGAATTTCACCATCGATGGTATGACCGCAAAAAATCCTACTTCAGCAGGACCAACGACCAGTAGAAGTGGTGCACCCTACTCCATATCGATAGAAGCGGTAAGAGAGTTTAAGGTGGTCACCAATCAATACGACGTCACTTTTGGTCGTGCAGGGGGAGGTACCGTTAGTGCGGTAACAAAATCCGGAACAAATACGCTGACTGGGAGCGCCTGGAATTACGCAAGAGCGGATTGGTTGTCAAGCCCGTATGATATCCGGGGAAATAGAAGAGAAAATGATTTCTCAACGTATCAATACGGATTTACCTTGGGCGGACCAATTGTAAAAGACAAATTGCATTTTTTTGTAGCGTGGGATCATCAACGGGATGCCCGCCCACTAATTATCGCTGACGTGCAGTCTCCTTTAGATGAAAGCAGGTTTAATATTACGCGGGCAACTCTGGATGAATTTGTCGACATCGGACGTCGACAGTACGGATTGGGGAGTGGGGCACAATACGGCTCGTTCGATAAAAGGCGCGGCTCCGACGCGGTCTTTGGCCGGATCGATTGGCAGATAAACGATAAAAATCTCCTCACCGTACGTAACAACTTTACCAGCGATCGCAATAAACTGGGTTTGGCCGACAATACATCCATTAATCTATATGAATCCTATGGAAATGACTACAATGTAGATAACAGCTTTTTGGCAACACTTCGGACAACAGTCAGTCCACGTATAACGAACGAACTGAAACTACAGCATCTCTATACTTATCAGGAAAGTAGCCCGGGGGATGAGCTGCCTGACGCAAATATTCCACGGGCGATTGTGGAAAATGTCATTTCCAATATAGATGAAACCAATCGTTCGACAAATATTCAACTGGGTGGACATCGCTTTGCTCAAGAGGGCTTTACGAACAACGTTATTCAGCTGATTAACAATCTTTATTACAATACAGATAAGGTCAATTATTTATTCGGTACCGATCTGATGTATACACACGCCAACTCCATCTACGGGAGTGAAGTTAACGGACGCTTCCATTTTACAAATAGTACCGACGTTTCTTCCCTCGAAAACTTCAATAACTTAAGACCTTATCGTTACTATCGCGAGGTTCCCTTAATGGATGATCCTAGCGTACTTTCTAATATATTTAACGTCGGCCTATATGGACAGATGCGTACGCAAGTGGCAAAAGGAATGGAGGTAATTGGTGGTCTTCGTTTAGATTATGGCCATTACCCAAGATCACCACTTAATCAAGAATTATTTGATGCGCTCGGTGTCAGGACAGATCATCGCATCAGCAATTTTGTGGTTCAACCAAGGTTTCAACTGAATTGGGACGTAAATGAAAGGCATAGAGACTACATCCGTATCGGCGGAGGAATCTTTGCTTCCGATATTAATAATTATGTCGTGATCAATAACCTTACTTTTGATGGTAGACATCTGGCAACAGTAGATGTTCAGGGAAATGACGTTCCTACACCTGACTTTAGTGCTTATCGTGATAACCCATCCACCATCCCGGCCATGGAGCAATTTCAATTAGCAACAATTAATACCAATGGTCCGGACGCCAAGGTGCCCATTATCTATAAGGCGAATATTTCTTATAACCGATATATTAATGAGAACCTGCGACTGGGGATAACAGGTTACGCAACATTGGGACGAAACAACTATATGTATGTTGATCGAAATATGGCTGTAGATCCATTCTTTACGCTCCCGGAAGAAGGTAGCCGTGGGGTGTTTGTACCCCTGAATACGATGCCTGAAAATGGTGCTGCCGATTGGACAAGAGGGCGTATCACCGAACAGTTTGGGCGTGTGCTTGAACTGAATAGTGAAGGACGGGTCAATCAGTTTGCTGTCGTCATTGATGGCACCTACCGATACTTCAGAGACGGAGAAATCTCGTTGAGTTATACCTGGAACGACACGAAAGACAATACTTCCTTTAACGGTAATGTGGCCAATTCAGCAACGCTTTCCCTACCCGTTAGGGATGATCCGCGGGACCTTAGCACCATGAGTTATTCCAACGGTCACTTTAGAAGTAAAGTTGTTTTCTATGGTTCCCTACCAACCTTTTATGGTATAAGTATCGGTGTCCGGTACTCAGGAATTGGAGGTACCCGCTATAGCTTGCTTTCCGGTGGGAATACGAATGGCGACTTTGTCTCCGGTACGAATGATTTAGCATTCATCTTTGATCGAAATAGTCCAGCAACCCCAGATCGCATCCGCACCGGACTGGAAGCTATTCTGGATAATGCCGAAGCTAGCCAAAGTTTAAAAGAGTATATATTGAAGTATGAAGGACAAATAGCTGAGCGTAATGGTGGCGTGAATGGTTTCTTCGGTGTTTGGGATATACGTGTTACAAAGAAATTTACCTTATATAAAACCCATGCATTGGAATTATCTGCCGATATATTTAATGTGGCCAATTTATTGAATAGAAGCTGGGGTGTGAATGAGACCTTAGGGAACCAGGCATTATATGCGATTGGCGTCCCCGCGGAAGGCTTGCCGCAGTTCGACCGAGAAAACCG
- a CDS encoding S9 family peptidase: protein MRKLFIWEGFIFLLVILFCGKSSLWAQGTQADYDRANSMQKTLKGKALHVTGNTGWLKHKQQLFYSVTTAEGKNFMLADILKKEKRPAFDQRLLARQLMDITGNTLDAADLPLTEISITDQGDLTFAACNKGWTYNLTNGNLAENIKLTERLARRNSYWGRRDENDQGKKTCSPDSQWVAYIKNYNVYVQRIDQKEKEIQLSFDGSEGEYYDSSVSWSPDGKKLVAAKVRDNKGHKLYLIESSPEDQLQPKLQTRDYLKPGDALPQRSPVLFLIDEEKSFTIPAEWIANQYNLTFPAWREDSRAFTIEYNQRGHQIYRIIEMNAVTGSAKVLIEEQNDTFIDYSGKKYRYDVTDGQEIIWASERDGWNHLYLYDGMTGRVKNQITNGPWVVRKVVHVDEQRRQLIFAASGREAEQDPYLIHYYRINFDGSDLKPLTTENAHHEANFSDDYHLFVDQYSRVDQAPVTVVRNTENGEVLMELEKADIQPLRAAGWKMPEVFTAKGRDGKTDIWGIIIRPSNFDANKRYPIIEYIYAGPHSSFVPKSFQTLVPSGAQELAELGFIVVQMDGMGTSNRSKAFHDVCWKNLKDAGFPDRIAWMKAAAQRYPYMDIDRVGIFGTSAGGQSAAGAVLFHPEFYKVAVSSCGCHDNRMDKMWWNEQWMGYPIGPHYAESSNVVNAHKLKGKLMLIVGELDDNVDPSSTLQVVDALIKADKNFDFLMVPGMGHSSGGDFGEHKRRDYFVKHLLGVEPPGW, encoded by the coding sequence ATGCGTAAATTATTCATCTGGGAAGGATTCATTTTTCTTTTGGTCATACTTTTCTGTGGAAAATCTAGCTTATGGGCACAGGGGACACAGGCCGATTACGATCGGGCCAATAGTATGCAAAAAACGCTTAAAGGGAAAGCCTTGCACGTAACCGGTAATACTGGTTGGTTAAAACATAAGCAACAACTTTTTTATAGCGTCACCACCGCTGAAGGTAAGAATTTCATGTTGGCTGATATACTGAAGAAAGAAAAAAGACCTGCTTTTGATCAACGGCTCCTTGCTCGGCAATTGATGGATATTACGGGTAATACCCTAGACGCAGCAGATTTGCCATTGACGGAGATTAGTATTACTGACCAAGGAGACCTTACATTTGCCGCATGCAATAAAGGATGGACTTACAACCTGACAAATGGGAATTTAGCCGAAAATATAAAATTAACCGAGCGTTTGGCAAGGCGTAATAGTTATTGGGGAAGAAGAGATGAGAACGACCAAGGTAAAAAAACATGTTCGCCCGATAGCCAGTGGGTAGCCTATATTAAAAACTACAACGTTTATGTCCAGCGGATAGACCAAAAGGAAAAAGAGATACAGCTCAGCTTTGACGGTTCTGAAGGAGAATACTATGATAGCTCGGTGAGCTGGTCGCCTGATGGTAAAAAACTGGTGGCGGCCAAGGTTCGCGATAATAAAGGTCATAAACTCTATTTGATTGAATCATCACCCGAAGATCAGCTACAGCCGAAACTACAGACACGGGATTATCTGAAGCCAGGTGATGCCTTGCCGCAACGTAGTCCTGTGCTCTTTTTGATAGATGAAGAAAAGTCTTTTACCATACCTGCTGAATGGATTGCTAATCAGTATAATTTGACATTCCCTGCTTGGCGCGAAGATAGCCGCGCATTTACCATCGAGTATAACCAAAGGGGGCATCAGATTTACAGGATCATCGAGATGAATGCTGTAACAGGTAGCGCTAAGGTGCTGATCGAGGAACAAAATGATACATTTATCGATTATAGTGGGAAGAAGTATCGATATGATGTCACCGATGGCCAGGAAATCATCTGGGCATCTGAACGCGATGGATGGAACCATTTATACCTTTACGATGGTATGACCGGAAGAGTGAAAAATCAGATCACGAACGGGCCATGGGTAGTCAGGAAAGTCGTTCATGTGGACGAACAGCGAAGGCAACTGATTTTTGCGGCAAGCGGTCGTGAAGCTGAACAGGATCCTTACCTTATACACTATTATCGGATCAATTTTGATGGAAGTGATCTAAAACCTTTAACCACTGAAAATGCACATCATGAGGCAAATTTTTCAGACGATTACCATTTGTTTGTCGATCAATATTCACGGGTAGATCAGGCGCCAGTGACGGTGGTGAGAAATACCGAAAATGGCGAAGTCCTGATGGAATTGGAAAAGGCAGATATACAACCTCTGCGGGCCGCCGGATGGAAGATGCCAGAAGTGTTTACTGCAAAGGGAAGGGATGGCAAAACCGATATTTGGGGCATTATTATAAGACCTTCCAACTTTGACGCCAACAAGCGATACCCGATCATTGAATATATTTATGCCGGCCCACACAGTTCTTTCGTGCCCAAATCTTTTCAGACACTTGTGCCTTCTGGTGCGCAGGAACTGGCCGAACTGGGTTTCATAGTGGTACAAATGGATGGTATGGGTACCTCCAACCGTTCCAAAGCATTCCATGATGTTTGTTGGAAAAATTTGAAAGATGCCGGTTTTCCGGACCGTATCGCTTGGATGAAGGCTGCTGCTCAACGATATCCTTACATGGATATAGATCGTGTTGGTATTTTTGGCACTTCTGCGGGCGGACAAAGTGCTGCTGGCGCAGTATTATTTCATCCGGAATTTTATAAGGTAGCGGTGTCTTCCTGCGGATGCCATGATAACCGTATGGATAAGATGTGGTGGAACGAGCAATGGATGGGATACCCCATCGGTCCACATTACGCGGAATCGTCCAATGTGGTCAACGCCCATAAGCTGAAAGGAAAACTGATGTTGATTGTCGGTGAACTGGATGATAATGTAGATCCTTCTTCTACATTACAGGTGGTGGACGCCCTGATCAAAGCGGATAAGAATTTTGATTTTTTGATGGTGCCAGGGATGGGGCATTCTTCCGGAGGAGATTTCGGTGAGCATAAACGACGGGATTACTTTGTCAAGCATTTATTGGGAGTAGAACCTCCGGGCTGGTAG
- a CDS encoding APC family permease, producing the protein MTPKPIRQSSVKTEVSFKPSLRLIDATMLVAGSMIGSGIFIVSADITRQTGSAGWLLFVWFITGFMTLTAALSYGELSAMFPKAGGQYIYLKEAYNPLISFLYGWSFFTVIQTATIAAVGVAFAKFTAYLIPMFSEDLVLLDLGVLGISPAQLLSISVICLLTYINTRGINSGKWVQTTITLAKILSLTLLIVFGLWALQADVWNTNWLSGNTWSLQRLNADGSIEAYTTMAAFGAIAAAMVGSIFSSDSWHNVAFIAGEVKNPQRNVGLSLALGTLLVTLLYMITNIMYTGVLTLPEIAASDKDRVAVTASQVIFGSAGTVIIASTIMVSTFGCNNGLIMAGARVYYSMAKEGVFFQKVGTLNKHAVPEVALWLQAVLAALWCLSGRYGDLLDMISFVVVLFYMLTIAGIFILRRTKPNHPRPYKALGYPVLPIIYILMGISFCILLIIYKPQYTWPGLIITLMGIPVYYFIAKKKTKDA; encoded by the coding sequence ATGACACCAAAACCTATCCGGCAGTCATCAGTAAAAACAGAGGTGTCGTTTAAACCTTCACTCCGTTTAATTGATGCTACCATGTTGGTGGCCGGCAGTATGATTGGATCGGGTATTTTTATTGTCAGTGCAGATATTACCCGGCAAACAGGTAGTGCCGGTTGGTTACTGTTCGTATGGTTCATTACAGGCTTTATGACCTTAACAGCGGCTCTCAGCTATGGTGAATTGAGCGCTATGTTTCCAAAAGCCGGTGGACAGTATATCTATTTAAAAGAAGCTTATAACCCACTGATCAGCTTTCTTTATGGCTGGAGTTTTTTTACGGTAATCCAAACGGCTACGATTGCTGCGGTGGGAGTGGCCTTCGCAAAATTTACCGCTTACCTCATACCTATGTTCAGTGAAGATCTGGTTCTGCTTGATCTGGGTGTGCTCGGTATCTCTCCCGCTCAATTGTTAAGTATAAGCGTGATCTGTTTGCTAACTTATATTAATACACGGGGAATTAACAGCGGTAAATGGGTACAAACCACTATTACATTAGCAAAAATCTTATCACTCACCTTATTGATCGTTTTTGGCTTATGGGCGCTGCAAGCAGATGTTTGGAATACCAACTGGTTGAGCGGTAATACATGGAGTCTGCAACGCTTAAATGCAGATGGTAGTATCGAAGCTTACACTACGATGGCCGCTTTTGGGGCGATCGCTGCCGCTATGGTAGGGTCGATCTTTAGTAGCGACTCCTGGCATAACGTGGCTTTCATTGCAGGAGAAGTCAAAAACCCACAACGCAATGTCGGACTGAGTTTGGCCTTAGGTACGCTCTTGGTAACGCTGTTATACATGATAACCAATATCATGTATACAGGGGTGCTTACTCTGCCCGAAATAGCCGCGTCCGACAAGGATCGTGTGGCCGTTACTGCTTCCCAGGTTATTTTTGGCAGTGCAGGTACTGTAATCATTGCTTCAACGATCATGGTATCTACTTTCGGTTGTAATAATGGTTTAATCATGGCTGGAGCACGGGTGTATTATTCCATGGCTAAGGAGGGCGTTTTCTTTCAGAAAGTAGGAACGCTCAACAAACATGCCGTGCCAGAAGTAGCGCTCTGGCTACAGGCTGTTTTGGCGGCCTTATGGTGCCTGAGTGGACGTTACGGGGATCTGTTGGATATGATATCCTTTGTCGTGGTGCTCTTTTATATGCTTACGATTGCAGGAATTTTTATACTTAGGAGAACAAAACCTAACCATCCACGGCCCTATAAAGCTTTAGGCTATCCAGTATTACCCATTATCTACATCCTTATGGGTATTAGCTTTTGTATCCTGTTGATTATTTATAAGCCACAATATACATGGCCAGGGCTCATCATTACATTGATGGGTATTCCGGTCTATTATTTTATCGCGAAAAAGAAAACAAAAGATGCGTAA
- a CDS encoding DUF885 family protein: MISSSFMSLPSVFKAFFILFIFIGISPLCAQQQSQELYQHSSEMTEHVIRYYQDVRTLKDFYSPRAANRFSYQTILNSPFQRQRLEEVNQAYLKEIDQFSFDQLRVNGQVDYILLKNQVEKSLEQLAEEETNYQEIVSYIPFSDAIYGLEARRLRGSTLDGEQVATQLNKVATVIKQQLEAINEGPKIDMKQASFAQESILALQARLKNVYDFYNEYDPLFSWWVPITYHKVDSLLGQYAKKIVEKGEIRTGQKADDSGIKGNPIGGDELNKQLRREFIPYTPQELIALANQEFAWCDNELLKASAEMGFGKDWKQAQEQVKNSYVEPGKQPELIIKLYNDAKSFITERDWITWPELADETWGMIMMTPERQLVNPFFTGGREISISYPTQDMTYEDKMMSMRGNNPYFSRGTVQHELIPGHHLQYFMNSRYKPYRSEFRTPFYTEGWSLYWELLLYEHGFAKTPEERIGMLFWRMHRCARIIFSLNYHLGKWSPQECIDFLVDRVGFERANAEGEVRRSFQGNYPPLYQAAYLLGGIQIMGLKRELVDNGKMSIKEFHDAFMRENQLPIELMRAILANQELSKDFKTSWKFYDFK, translated from the coding sequence ATGATCAGTTCGAGTTTTATGTCCTTACCATCCGTATTCAAAGCATTTTTTATTCTTTTCATTTTTATTGGCATATCCCCTCTTTGTGCACAACAGCAGAGCCAAGAGTTATATCAGCACAGCAGTGAAATGACGGAACACGTTATTCGTTATTATCAAGATGTCCGGACATTAAAAGATTTCTATTCGCCACGAGCTGCCAATAGATTTTCTTACCAAACGATTTTAAACAGCCCTTTTCAGCGTCAACGTTTAGAGGAGGTAAACCAAGCCTATCTGAAAGAAATAGATCAGTTCTCATTTGACCAATTGCGTGTCAACGGACAAGTTGATTATATTTTGTTGAAAAATCAGGTGGAAAAGTCATTGGAACAGCTCGCAGAAGAAGAAACCAACTATCAGGAAATCGTTTCTTACATACCCTTTTCGGATGCCATTTATGGGCTGGAAGCCCGTAGGTTGCGCGGAAGCACCTTGGATGGTGAGCAAGTGGCTACTCAGCTTAATAAGGTCGCCACGGTGATAAAACAGCAGCTGGAAGCAATAAATGAAGGACCGAAAATCGATATGAAGCAGGCCTCTTTTGCGCAGGAATCGATATTGGCTTTACAGGCGAGGCTGAAAAACGTATACGATTTCTACAATGAATATGACCCGCTATTTTCCTGGTGGGTGCCGATAACTTACCATAAGGTCGACTCCTTGCTAGGGCAGTACGCTAAAAAGATCGTTGAAAAAGGAGAAATCAGAACTGGTCAGAAGGCTGATGATAGCGGAATCAAAGGAAACCCTATAGGTGGGGACGAGTTGAATAAGCAGTTGCGAAGGGAATTTATCCCCTATACACCTCAGGAACTTATAGCCTTGGCTAATCAAGAGTTCGCCTGGTGTGATAATGAACTTTTAAAGGCTTCAGCGGAAATGGGGTTTGGTAAGGATTGGAAACAGGCGCAGGAACAGGTGAAAAACAGTTATGTGGAGCCGGGGAAACAACCGGAGTTGATCATCAAACTCTACAACGATGCCAAATCATTTATTACCGAGCGCGATTGGATTACTTGGCCGGAATTAGCTGATGAAACTTGGGGAATGATCATGATGACTCCCGAAAGGCAGTTGGTCAATCCCTTTTTCACCGGAGGTAGGGAAATCAGCATTTCTTACCCTACACAGGATATGACCTATGAAGATAAAATGATGAGCATGCGCGGGAACAATCCCTATTTTTCCCGTGGAACGGTACAGCATGAATTGATTCCAGGGCATCATTTGCAATACTTCATGAACAGTCGTTATAAACCGTACAGGAGCGAATTCAGAACACCTTTTTATACCGAAGGATGGTCACTTTATTGGGAGTTACTGTTGTATGAGCATGGGTTTGCTAAAACACCTGAAGAGCGTATCGGTATGTTATTTTGGCGGATGCACCGCTGCGCGAGAATTATTTTTTCGCTTAACTATCACCTGGGAAAATGGAGCCCTCAGGAATGTATCGATTTTTTGGTTGATCGGGTAGGTTTTGAAAGGGCAAATGCCGAAGGAGAAGTGAGAAGGTCTTTTCAAGGAAATTATCCGCCGCTCTATCAAGCAGCTTATCTATTAGGCGGCATACAGATTATGGGATTGAAACGCGAATTGGTGGATAATGGCAAGATGTCAATAAAAGAGTTCCATGATGCTTTTATGCGAGAAAATCAACTGCCTATTGAACTGATGCGAGCGATATTGGCCAATCAAGAATTAAGCAAAGACTTCAAAACCAGCTGGAAGTTCTATGATTTTAAATGA
- a CDS encoding glycoside hydrolase family 43 protein — MKKQLLMASTLTMVLLHSNRSGATLLDTVFTSAGNPVITHKYTADPAALVHNNTVYLYAGHDEAPKEKHFYEMHEWLVFSSTDMKTWTEHPVPLSIKNFSWSKGDAWASQVIERDGKFYWYVSTEHHAGGKAIGVAVADSPIGPFKDAKGTALITNAMTKATEISWDDIDPTVWIDDDGQAYLFWGNTACYYVKLKENMIELDGPINTVDVPKFTEAPWIHKRNDWYYLSYASEFPEKIVYAMSKSIHGPWEFRGILNEVAGNSNTNHQSIIHFKGKDYFIYHNGAINTEGGSFRRSVCIDRLHYNDDGTIKRIIMSSEGISQE, encoded by the coding sequence ATGAAAAAACAGCTATTAATGGCTTCGACTCTGACGATGGTGCTACTGCATAGTAATCGGAGCGGGGCGACTTTGCTGGATACGGTATTTACCAGCGCCGGCAATCCTGTTATTACGCATAAATATACTGCTGATCCCGCGGCTTTGGTACATAATAACACCGTTTATCTGTATGCCGGACATGACGAAGCGCCAAAAGAAAAACACTTTTATGAAATGCATGAATGGCTCGTGTTCTCATCTACAGACATGAAAACATGGACGGAACATCCCGTGCCGCTGAGCATAAAAAATTTTAGCTGGTCTAAAGGAGATGCGTGGGCTTCGCAGGTTATTGAACGAGATGGTAAGTTTTATTGGTATGTTTCTACAGAACACCATGCTGGTGGTAAGGCGATAGGAGTAGCTGTAGCCGATAGTCCAATCGGCCCATTTAAAGACGCAAAGGGAACAGCATTGATCACTAATGCGATGACCAAAGCAACCGAAATATCCTGGGATGATATAGACCCTACCGTTTGGATCGACGATGATGGGCAGGCTTATCTCTTTTGGGGGAATACTGCATGCTATTATGTAAAACTAAAAGAAAATATGATAGAACTGGATGGCCCTATTAACACTGTTGATGTGCCCAAGTTCACAGAGGCCCCATGGATCCATAAGCGAAACGATTGGTATTATCTTTCTTACGCAAGTGAATTTCCTGAAAAAATAGTTTATGCCATGAGTAAAAGCATCCATGGTCCCTGGGAATTCAGAGGAATATTGAATGAAGTAGCCGGAAACTCCAATACCAACCATCAATCTATTATCCATTTTAAAGGGAAAGATTATTTCATTTATCACAATGGTGCGATTAATACAGAAGGAGGAAGTTTTCGGCGATCGGTGTGCATCGATCGTTTGCACTATAATGATGACGGAACCATCAAAAGGATAATCATGAGCTCTGAGGGTATTAGTCAAGAATAA
- a CDS encoding aldose epimerase family protein gives MKKTFIIGVAATILHMGCNPRNQESQREETAAETEENAFNTTIDGKDVQLYTLTNGKNTTVKITNYGASLVSIHVPDKDGNPTDVILGYDSGQAYKENKGSFYGSIVGRYGNRIAKGKFTLDGETYQLEQNDGENSLHGGENGIYDKVWEAEQVDNRNLKLTYQSPDGEAGYPGNLNITVTYTLDDDNALTIAYEATTDKKTVINLTNHAYFNLSGEGDSTILDHELAIYADKITPVDETLIPTGDLMGVANTPFDFRKPTPIGVRIDANDVQLKRGKGYDHNFVLSKQEGLQKIAEVYSPKTGIQMEVFTEEPGVQFYSGNFMEGGKHNGKNGNDYGHRAAFCLETQHFPDAPNQPNFPSTVLKPGDTYKTKTVYKFASK, from the coding sequence ATGAAAAAAACATTTATTATAGGCGTTGCAGCAACCATTTTGCATATGGGTTGTAATCCAAGAAACCAAGAGAGTCAAAGGGAAGAAACAGCCGCTGAGACGGAAGAGAACGCTTTTAACACCACTATAGATGGTAAGGATGTTCAATTATATACATTGACAAATGGTAAAAATACAACAGTAAAGATCACCAATTACGGTGCAAGTCTTGTGAGTATCCACGTACCAGATAAGGACGGCAATCCAACTGACGTGATTTTGGGTTACGATAGCGGACAGGCATATAAAGAAAATAAAGGATCGTTTTACGGCTCCATTGTAGGGCGCTATGGAAACCGCATAGCCAAAGGCAAGTTCACCTTAGATGGAGAAACTTATCAACTGGAACAGAACGATGGCGAAAACTCCCTTCATGGAGGCGAAAATGGTATTTATGATAAGGTTTGGGAAGCGGAACAAGTAGACAATAGAAACTTAAAATTAACTTATCAATCGCCTGATGGAGAAGCAGGCTATCCAGGAAACCTGAATATTACAGTCACCTATACCTTGGATGACGATAATGCACTTACCATAGCTTACGAAGCCACCACAGATAAAAAAACCGTTATCAATTTGACAAATCACGCTTATTTTAATTTAAGTGGTGAAGGCGATAGTACTATACTCGACCATGAATTGGCTATTTACGCCGATAAAATAACACCGGTAGATGAAACATTAATTCCTACCGGAGACTTAATGGGAGTAGCTAACACGCCCTTTGATTTTAGAAAACCTACACCAATAGGTGTTCGTATCGATGCCAATGACGTTCAGCTAAAAAGAGGTAAGGGGTATGATCACAATTTTGTGTTGTCTAAACAAGAGGGGCTACAGAAAATAGCAGAAGTGTACAGCCCAAAAACAGGTATCCAGATGGAGGTATTTACCGAAGAGCCTGGAGTGCAATTTTACAGTGGTAATTTTATGGAAGGGGGTAAACATAATGGTAAAAATGGCAACGACTATGGACATCGCGCCGCGTTTTGCTTGGAAACACAACATTTTCCTGATGCTCCAAATCAGCCCAATTTTCCTTCAACAGTGTTAAAACCAGGAGATACTTATAAAACAAAAACCGTTTATAAATTCGCTTCAAAGTAA